TGGCTACCTCCAACAAGGAGATGAACTTCGCCTCAGCACAGACGCCCTTCTCCTACAAGCGGAAGAACTCAAGAATTCGGCGCAGCAACAACGCGAATTGGTCGAGGTGGCGCGACTGCAGGTCGAAAGCGAGCGCGAGGCGCTAGCTTTCGAGAGACGGCTCAGAGAAGACCTCTCAGAGCCCAAGTTTTCGGTGCTCGGGGGTGGAGGAACATTCCGAGGAGACGGCCAGTCGACCTACAACATCACCATCACCAATACTGGTCATGACGCGACGACCTTCTCTGCAAGGATCAACTTTCTGGAGGCTGGCTGGCGAGTTATCGCGTCCCTTCCTCTATTCGAAAAAGGACTTAGCCACAAGGCACGTGTAGAGCATCCAACGCCGCTAGAAGAAGGCAATTCATTTCTTGTCCTTAGTTTTGTCGATGGGCTTGGTCGAGCGGAGGAGAGGACATACCGTGTCAGCCGAGAAAGTGATCATCCTCATGCAGGCCTCAAGTTCCAGCGCGTTGATTCCTAACCTCTGTGCAACCGGACCCGCTACGGCAGGTCGGTTAGCCCGAACGTTGAACGACTGCTTTTCTCTTTGAGCACTGGCCGCTCCTGGTCGCCCTCGTTCACTCCTCCTCGGATAAACCCTCCATTGACACCACCCCGCGCTCCCCCGAAGGTGCAAGGCCCGCCCGCCAGCCTGTCACCCGGAGCCGCGCCATACCCTCTACCCCGCACCAGCACATCGCCACCGTGATGCAGGTGGCCTCCGACGGCGCGGGGGTGCGGGCGGCGGCGGGGCATGAGCAGGTGATTCGCGATTCGTGGCACCGCAGTACCGGCTGGACCGTCACCCCCTCCGGCTCACCAACACAATCCCCGCCGCCACCCCCAGCAGCGCCAGCACCAGCTGCAGCGTCAGCGGCTCGCCCAGCAGCACCACGCCGAACACCAGCGCGAACACGGGGGTGAGGAAGGTGAAGGTGGACATCTGCGTGGCGGGGTAGTGGCGCAGCATCCACATCCAGGTCAGGTAGCTGGCGAAGGCGCCCACGGCGGTCTGCAGGAACACCGAGCCCCAGGCCAGGGCCGAGTAGTCGAAGCGCCAGGTCTCACCCAATGCGAGTGAGAGCAGCGGGGCCACCGCGGCGGTCACGCCGAGTTGGTAGAACAGCGATTTTTCGGCCGCCACCGCGGCCACCCGGGTGGTGCGGATGGCCAGCGTGGTCAGGCCCCAGAGCATGCCGGCGGCCAGGCCCATGGCGTCGCCGATCCATTGGCCGGGGACCGGCGCCGGGCCGCCCCAAGCCGGGCCAGCCCCCCCGGGGGGCAGCGACCCGCGCAGCGGTGGAGCGTGGAGGTCCATCGGTATCGAGCCATGGAGGAAGGCTTCGCTGAAAGCCACCGCCACGGCGGCAAAGGCCAGCGTCAGGCCGATCCACTGGATGCGCCGCAACCGTTCGCTTTTCACGAAGCGCGGCAGCAGCAGCGCGACCCAGAACGGGCTGGTGTAGAGGAACACGGTGAGGCGCGAAGCGCTGGTGTGGGTGAGCCCGATGTAGATGAAACAGAACTCGCCCGCGAACAGCAGGCCCACGATCAGCCCGCCCCACAAGGAGCCGTCGCGCCTGAACAGCGGCACGCCGCGCAGTTGGCACCACAGCCAGAGCAGGGCGGTGGCGCCCCACATGCGCACCGAGGCCTGCCACAGCGGCGGGATCTCGCGCGAGGCGAACTTGATCAGGATCTGCTGGAAACCCCAGAAGGCGCAGCAGGCCACGAGCAGGGTGATGGCGAGGGTGTCGAGGTGGTCTTTGCGCTGGACGGGGGTCATGGATCGGGATGGTTGGGGCGCGCGCCGTGCTGGCGCCATCGCACGGGCAGGGGGCGTTCAGCGCCCTTCGGCCAGGCGCTGCAGATGTCTTTTGAGGGCCTCGGCTTCGCCGGGCGACCAGCGCGAGAGCAGGGTGGTTTCCTGTTGGCGCGCCTGTTCGATCAGCGCGGCGGCGATGCGGCGGCCGTTGGCGGTGGTGGCCACCAGGGTGCGGCGCTGGTCGGCCGGATCGGCCAGCAGCTCGACCAGCCCGTCTTCGGCCATGCGCTGGACCAGCTTGGTGACGGTGGGTTGTTTGGCGAGCACGTCGTGCGCGAGCTGGCCCAGGGGCAGGCTGCCCTGCAGGCCGGCGGCGCCGGGCGCGAGCGCCGCATCGTGCAGCACGGCCAGCACGCGCCAGGCGATGTGGGTCAGGCCCTGCGCGGCAATCGCGTTCTCGAAGTCGCGGTACACGGCGTGGCTGGCCTGGCCGAGCAGGTAGCCCAGGTAGCTGCCGACGAAGCGGCCGTCGGTGGGCTGCGGCGCGCTGGGGTCGGCCTGCAGCGGGTGCTCGGTGTAGAAGCGCCCGCCGTGGTAGAGCAGGGGTGAGGCGGAGGCGCGGCGCGTGCAGCGCTCGACCTCGCCGACGAAGATCACGTGATCGCCCTCGGTGTACTGGCTGCGGTTGAAGCACTCGAAGGTGGCGACGCAGCCCGTGAGCAACGGCGCGCCGCTGACGCCTTCGACGAAATCCACGCCCTGCCAGCGGTCCACGTCGCGCGCGGCGAAGCGCTCGGCCAGCGCCTGCTGGTCGGCCGCGAGCACGTTGATGGCGTAGTGCTGGCCGTTGGCAAACACCGCCATCGAGCCGGCCGCGCGCCCCAGGCTCCAGAGCACCAGCGGCGGGTCCAGCGAGACCGAGTTGAACGAGCTGGCGGTCAGCCCCGCGAGTTCACCGGACGCGGTGCGCGCGGTCACGATGGTCACGCCCGTGGCGAACATGCCCAGCGCCGTGCGGAAGTCGCGCGGGGAAAAGTCGGGAGGCCGTGCCTGGTGGCCGGCGGAGCGGGCAGGGGACATACGTGGAATTTATATGAAAATTCATGAATAATGCGCTTCGGACCTGTCTCAACCTTAAGAGCTCAGGGTTGATCAAACCATTTTTCAGCGCACGTGCCTTCGTCAAGGATGCCGTGGAACCGGCTCCGCCGGGCCACAGGCATCGCCCCCCGAGGGGGTGACGCCGAAGGCGGCGCGGGGGAGACCATATGCTTCAGGAGCGGACCGAACCCGCCTGGATCGACGCTTTCGAAACCGTGTTGCGGCGCTGCGCACTGCAAACCGGTGACACGGTGGCCATTCTCGGCGAAACACAAAGCCGCCCGGTGCTGCTGGAATTGGCGCGGCTGGCGGCGGCCCGCATCGGTGCCGATGCCTTCACGCTCACCCTGCCGTCGGTGTTCACCCGCGGCGAGCCGGTGGCGCGCTCCACCGGCGCCACACCCGCCATCCAGCAACTGGGCCCGGTGATCGCGGCGCTGCAGGCCTGCACCCTGGTGGTGGACTGCACCGTCGAAGGCCTGATGCACGCGCCCGAGCTGCCCGCCATCCTGCGGGGCAACGGCAGCACCCAGCCGCGCATCGTCTACGTGAGCAACGAACACCCCGAGGCGCTGGCGCGCCTGCTGCCCGACGACCCGACCGAAGCGCGGGTGAAGGAACACGTCAAACGCCTGCGGGGCGCGAAGGCCATGCGCGTGACCTCATCCGCGGGCACCGATCTCGCCATCTCGCTGCAAGGCGCGGTGGCCGGCGGCAACTGGGGCAGCACCACCCGCCCGGGCACGCTGACCCACTGGCCCGGTGGCCTGGTGCTTGCGTTCCCGGCGGCGGGCAGCGTGAACGGCACGCTGGTGCTCGCCGAGGGCGACGTGAACCTGACCTTCAAGCGCTACATCGAGCGGCCGATCACGCTGACCATTGAAAACGACCACGTGACGCGCATCGAGGGTACGGGGGTCGATGCCGAGCTGCTGCGGTCGTACTTCGCCGCATGGGGCGAGGCGGATGGTTTTGCCGCCGGGCCGCCCCAAGGCGAAACGCGCCCCCTCGGGGGGCAGCGACCCGCGCAGCGGCGGAGCGTGGGGGCCCCCGGTCCTGCGTATGCGGTGAGCCACGTCGGCTACGGCCTGAACGACGCCGCTCGCTGGGACAGCATGGCGCTTTACGACAAACGCGACTTCAACGGCACCGAACTGCGCGCTTTCGCCGGCAACTTCCTCTACAGCACGGGGGCCAACGAAACCGCCGGGCGCTACACGCGAGGCCATTTCGACTGGCCGATGCGGAACTGCAGCGTGGCGCTGGACGGCACCGTGGTGGTCGACGCCGGAAAGGTCGTGGCGTGAACAGCATTCCCCGATTCACCACCCTGGGCGACGGCGCCACCACCGTGCTCATGCTGCACGGCATCGGCGGCGGGCACCTGGCGTTTGCGCCGCAGGTCGAGACCCTGGGCGAGGTCGGCTATCGCGCCGTGGCCTGGGACATGCCGGGCTACGGCCACAGCGCGCCCATCGAGCCCTACACCTTCAAGGGCCTCGCTGAGGCGTGCATCAGGCTGATCGATGCGCTGGTGGGGGAGAAAGACGAATCGGCGCCGGGGCGTGCGGGCTCTGTCGTGCTCGTCGGCCACAGCATGGGCGGCATGGTGGCGCAGGAGGTGATCGCGCGGCGACCCGATCGCATCAGCAAGCTGGTGCTCTGCGGCACCTCGGCGGCCTTTGGCAAACGGAACGACGGCCGCGACGCCGAGGCCTGGGCGCGGCAGTTCATCGGCCAGCGCACCGCGCCGCTGGACGCCGGCCAGTCCATGGCCGACATGGCTTTGAGGCTGGTGCCGCAGATGGTCGGCCCGGGTTCGCTGCCCGAAGGCGTGCGCCTGGCCGAGCAGTGCATGGCCCGCGTGCCGGCCGCCACCTACCGGCGCGCGCTGGAGTGTCTCGTCACCTTCGACCGGCAGGCCGCGCTGGCCCACATCGGCGTGCCCACGCTGCTGATCGGCGGCGAGTTCGACCGCGTGGCCGCACCGTCGGTGATGAAGCGGATGGCACAGCAGATTCCGAACGCGCGCTACGTGGAGATGGCCGGCATCGGCCACCTGATGAACCTCGAAGCCCCCGACGAGTTCGACCGCATCCTGCTGGACTTCCTGCGCGAGCGGCCGCCGAAGTCGCGGCCCGATCTGCACTGAACACGACCCACCCGAAGAGGAGACAAGACCCATGAACAATCCCGTCAACCCCCACACCGGCCTGGACTTCACCCCCGCCGTGGGCGACATGGCCTTCACGCCGCTGCAGCGCGAGCTGCTGGCCAAGGCCCACGCGCTGGGCCGCGACAAGTTCGCCGCGCGCGCCCCGCAGTGGGACACCGAAGCCAGCTTCCCGTTCGCCAACTACGACGACCTGCGCGAGGCGGGTTTCCTCAAGCTCTGCGTGCCCACGTCGCACGGCGGCCTGGGCGCGGACTACACCACCTACATGATGGTGGCGGCCGAGATCGGCCGCTTCTGCGGCGCCACCGCGCTCACCTGGAACATGCACATCTGCTCGACCATGTGGACCGGCGTGCTGGCCGACGGCATTCCCATGACCGACGATCAACGCCGCGAACACGCGGCCCGGCGCGAGCTGCACTTCGGCCGCATCGTCAACCAGGGCGCGCTCTACGCCCAGCCCTTCAGCGAAGGCACGGCCGCCGCAGCCGGCCGCGCGCCCTTCGGCACCACGGCGAAGAAGGTCGAGGGCGGCTGGCTCATCAACGGCAAAAAGATCTGGGCCAGCCTCTCCGGCGCGGCCGACTACTACGGCGTGCTCTGCACCGAAGACAAGGGCGACCACCACCCCGACGCGCGCGACACGCTCTACATCAGCGTGCCGGCCACGTCCGAGGGCTTCAGCATCAGCGGCGACTGGGACCCGCTCGGCATGCGCGGCACGGTCAGCCGCAACCTGGCGTTCAAGGACGTGTTCGTGAGCGACGCCGAACAGCTCATGCCGCGCGGCATCTACTTCAAGGGCGCGCAGACCTGGCCCGCCATGTTCTTCACGCTCTCGCCCACCTACCTGGGCGTGGCCAACGCGGCCTACGACTTCACGGTGATGTACCTGCGCGGCGAGGTGCCGGGCGAGCCGCCGGTCAAGCGCCGCCAGTTCCCCACCAAGCAGATCGCGGTGGCGCAGATGCGCATCCAGCTGGAGAACATGAAGAGCATCTTCGCCCGCGCCATTGCCGAAGCCAAACCCAACCCCAGCAAGGACGAGAAGATGCGCCTGTACGCCGCGCACTACAGCGTGATGGAAGGCGCCAACGACATCGCGCGCCTCGCCATCCGCACCTGCGGCGGCCAGAGCATGCTCAAGCACCTGCCCCTGGAGCGCCTGTACCGCGACAGCCGCTGCGGCGCGCTCATGCTGCCCTGGACGGCCGAACTCATCCTCGACCGCATGGGCCGCGAGACGCTGTACGAAGCCGGCGAAAAGGACGAGTGACAAGAACCCGTGAAAAGGGCGGGTGCGCCCGGGGCCATTGCCCCGCGCCCCCCGGCCGCGCGGGGCGCTCCCTAGAATGCCCGGATGCGATTTCCCCTCCCGCCCCGACCCCTGCGTGGCCTGGCCCTGAGCCTGTTGTGGCTGCCGGCCGTTGCCATGGCCGCGGCCGGTGCCCGCGGCGGCCCCGGGCAGCCACCGGCTGCGAGCACCGGCGGCCACGACCCCTGCACCGAGTTCGTGGCCCGGCTGCCCAACGTCAAGGCGCCGCTGTGCGCGGCCGCCCAGCTCAGGCCCACGGTGGGGCGGTCCTTCCAGGGACGCACCCTGTACGCGCGCGATGTGGTCGCGCCCGAGGCCCGCATCCGCGTGCTGGTGATCGGGGCCATGCACGGCGACGAACTCTCGTCCGCCTCGGTGGCGCTGCACTGGATCCAGCGCGCGCTGGAGACGCCGTCCAACGCCCACTGGCGCTTCATCCCGGCGCTCAACCCCGACGGCCTGATGGTGCGGCCCGCGACCCGCATGAACGCGCGCGGCGTCGACCTGAACCGCAACTTTCCCACGCCGAATTGGGCGCGCGACGCCAAGGTCTATTGGGAAAAACGCACCCGCAAAGACCCGCGCCGCTGGCCCGGGCCCAGCCCCTTGTCGGAGCCCGAGTCGCGCTACCTGCACGACGAGATGGAGCGCTTCCAGCCGGACCTGATCGTCAGCATCCACGCGCCCTACGGCGTGCTCGATTTCGACGGCCCGGGCGTGCCCCCGCCCCAGCTCGGGCGGCTCTACCTGGACCAGGTCGGCATCTTCCCCGGCAGCCTGGGCAACTACGGCGGCGTGCACAAAGGCATGCCGGTCGTCACCATCGAACTGCCCAGCGCGTTGCGCACCCCGCTGGACGCGGAAGTCCGCCAGATGTGGCTGGACCTGCTGCGTTGGATGAGCGAGCGCATCGTGCCCGGAGAGTCGGCCGGCCAGGCGGTGCCGGTGAAGGCGAAGAAGACCGGCTGAGGGGCCGGGCGCTTTCGCACGCAAAAAAGCCCGCGACGCGGGCTTTTCCTTGGGTGAGGGGCAGCCACCGGGCGGAACCGGTTTCCCTCAGGCCTGGCTGGTCAGGGCGGCGGGGGCGCTGGTGGCCTGGACCGGGGCGCTGCGCGGCGCCATGCCATAGAAGCCGAAGTTCATCGCCGGCACTTCGCCGCTGATGAGTTCGGCCAGGGCCTTGCCCGAGCCAGCGCCGTGCGTCCAGCCCAGGGTGCCGTGGCCGGCGTTGACCCAGAGCTTGCCCACCTTGGTGCGGCCGATCAGCGGGATGTTGGTCGGGGTGGCCGGGCGCAGGCCGCACCAGAACTGCGGGTCGCCGCCTTCTTCGGGCGTGCGGGTGTCGGCCACGCCGGGGAACACCTGCTCGATGCGTTTGACCAGCATCTGCGCGCGGGTGCGCGCCAGCGGCGTGTCCAGCGAGAGGTCGAAGCCGCCGAGCTCGATGGTGCCGGCCACGCGCAGCTGGTTGCCCAGGCGCGAGATGGCGATCTTGAGCTGGTCGTCCAGCAGGCTGACCTGCGACGCCGCTTCCGGCTTGAGCAGTTTGAGCGTGGCGCTGTAGCCCTTGCCGGGGTAGATCGGCACGCGCACACCCACCTGTTGCAGCAGCGCGGTGGAGTAGGAGCCGGCGGCGACCACGAAGGCGTCGGCCTTGAGCTCCCGCGTCTGGCCGGTGGCGCGGTCGCGCACGCTCACCGCGTCCACCTCGTTGCCCCGTGACTGGATGCGCAGGATGTCGTGGCCCATCAGGGACTGCATGCCCTTGTCGCGGCACAGCTGGGCGAGCTTCTGGGTGAAGAGCAGGCAGTCGCCGGACTCGTCGCTCTCGGTGTAGGTGCCGCCGACGATGCGGTCGGCAAAACCGCGCAGCGCGGGTTCGATCTTCAGCAGCTCGTCCTTGCTGACCACCTTGCGGTTCACGCCGTGGCGGCGCATCAGCTCGGCGGCGCTGCCCGCCTCGTCAAACGACTTCTGGCTGGTGTAGTAGTGGGCGATGCCCTTGGTCAGGCGGTTGTACTGCAGGCCGGTGGTGGCCACCACGTCTTTCAGCGCCGCGTGGCTGTAGCTGCCCAGCGCCACCAGCTGCGCCACGTTGCGTTCGAAGGCGGCGTCGTTGCACTGGCCCAGGAATTGCATGCCCCAGAGCCACTGCGCCGGGTCCAGCTGCGGGCGAAATTTGAGCGGGCCTTCGGGGTCGAACAGCCACTTCAGCGCCTTCAGGGGCGCTTCGCGGTTGGCCCAGGGCTCGCAATAGCTCACCGAAATCTGTGCCGCGTTGCCAAAGCTGGTTTCCAGCGCGGCATCGGCCTGGCGATCCACCAGTGTGACCGCGTGGCCCCGCTGCAGCAGATGCCACGCGGTGCTCACACCAATGATGCCTGCACCCAAGACGACGACTTGCATGATCCGCTCCAGAAAAATAATGGGACAACTGGACGCGAGTATGGGAAAAACCCCGACGCAAGTGAAGCGAAATTAACCTAAAATTTTTGTCATCAGATCTGCTAATGAAGACCGATCGCCTCCACACCCCTTTCACCGCATGAGCACTTTTGATCCCGACGCCCTGGAATGCCTGGCCGCCATCATTGAAGAAGGGGGGTTCGAGCGCGCCGCGCAGCGCTTGTCCATCACCCAGTCGGCGGTCTCGCAGCGGCTGCGCGCGCTCGAAGCGCAGGTGGGCACGGTGCTGATCGTGCGCAGCCGGCCCCTGAAGCCCACCTCGGCCGGGCAGCTCATGCTCAAGCACGCCAAGATGATGCGGCTGCTGCGCGCCGACCTGGAAAAAGACCTCAAGGAGCTCGCACCGAGCTCCACCGGCAACGGGCGCGAGGAAGAGCGCATCTCGGTCGCCATCAACGCCGACAGCATCGCCACCTGGGCGCTGCCCGCGCTGGACGCCCTGGCCCAGGGTGGCCTGCCGATCGAGATCATCACCGACGACCAGGAGTTCACCCACGAGTGGTTGCGCGAAGGCCAGGTGCTGGGCTGCGTCACCTCGCTGGGCCAGGCGCTGCGCGGCTGCAAGATGGAGCCGCTGGGCGCGATGGACTATGTGGTGGTGGCGCGGGCCGACTACGCCGCGAGCCACTGCCCCAAGGGGCTGAACGCCCACAACTTCCACAAGGTGCCGTTCGTCGCCTTCAACCGCAAGGACCACCTGCAGCACGAGTTCGTGACCCAGTCCTTCGGACTGCCGCGCGTCATGCTCAAGCAGCTCTTCGTGCCGTCCAGCGAAGGCCAGGTGCGCGCGGTGCAGGCGGGCTGGGGCGTGAGCGTGTTGCCCGAGCTGCGGGTGCGCGAGCTCATCGCCAGCGGTGAGCTGGTCAACCTGGCCCCGCGCCACCGGCTGGGGGTGGGGCTGTACTGGCACTGCTGGAACCTGAGTTCGGACGTGCTGGACGCCCTGAGCAGCGCCCTGCGGCAGGCGGCGGCCCACAGCCTGCGGGTCGGCAAGGCCTGATTCATCGGGTATCGAAATAGACCCGGTCGGCTGCAAAGGTACTTCCTGGTCGGATAATCGACCTCACCGTCGAGTCGGGGGCTCTGAATCCCCGCTCCATCCAGAGGACCCCCATGGCCAGCGCCGCCCCCACACCCCGCCCCGGCACCCCGCCCAAACGCAGTTTCCGCGAGCAGATGCACATCGCGCGCGAAGACGCCATCGTTGCGGCCGTGAACCGGCTGCTGGCCGAAAAGGGGTTCGACGCCATGACGGTGGACGAGGTGGCGGTCGAGGTCGGCATCGCCAAGGCCAGCCTCTACAAGCATTTCCCGAGCAAGGAAGACCTGGCCGCCGCGGCCATGGCGCGCGTGATGGAGCGGGCCCGTGCGTTTCTGGAAGGGCTCGATGCCTCGCGTGCGCCGCTGGCGCTGCTGCGCGACGCGGCGCGCTGGACCATGGAGGTGCAGCTCGCCGGCGAAATGCCGTCCCTGCCGAGCGAAAACTCCAGCCTGCGCGCGACCCTGACCACCCACAAGGGCTACGTGGACGGGCTGATGGAGGTGAGCGAACGGCTGGGCGCCTGGATCAGCGCGGCCCAGGCCGATGGCAGCCTCAACCCGGCGCTGCCACCGATCGCGGTGCTCTACACCCTGTACGCCCGCGCCTGCGACCCGGTGCTCGGCTTCCTCAAAGGGTCCGGGCTGTACAGCCACGAGCAGATCATCGAGATGGTGCTGAGCACCTGTTTCGACGGACTGCGGAAGAGGTGACCCCGATTCGACTCCCCCCGCGCCGCCTGCGGCGTCACCCCCCAGGGGGCGATGCGAGTGGCCCGGCAAAGCCGGTTCCACCGCATCCTGGGTCAGGGCACGCGCTCCGGAGAGACCCTGTGTGCGCCGAGGGGGAGCTCATCCCAGGGCACCGCGGAACCGGCTTTGCCGGGCCGCCAGTGCCGCCCCCTGGGGGGTGACGCCGCAGGCGGCGCGGGGGGAGCTCTACCTCACCAGCAGAACCGGCACCAAGCAATGGGCCAGCACCTGGGTGGTGACCGATCCCATGACGAGGTTGCCCAGGGCGCTGTGGCCGTGTGACCCCATCACCACCATGTCGAACTTGCCGGCGGTGGCGGTCTTGGCGATCAGCTCGCCCGCCGAGCCCACCTTGTGCACCACCTTGGGTTCGATGCCGTGCCGCTGCAGGAACTTGACCACCGGGGCCGTGACCTTGGTGGCTTCGTCGGCGTAGTAGCTGTTGGCGATTTCGGCCCCCACGGCGGCGCGCGCGCGCGGTGGCAGCGCCGCTTGCACGGTCAGGATGGTGAACTCGTTTTTGGCGCTGAACACCTCGTCGTGCGTGGTCAGGTAGGCCAGCATTTTTTTGGTGTAGAGGCTGCCATCCACCGCGAGCAGGACTTTCATCGGGGTCTCCTTGTCAGTTGAACTGGGTCGAGTGTAGGGTCATGGGGCCGGGCCGGCGTAGGTACTTTCCGACGGAGCCGACTCGGACGACGCGGCCCCAGGCACCCGGATCAGGCCCGTGGGCTGGAAACCGTCCTGCTCGTTCTTGTGCGCATAGCCCAGCGGGTTGGCCACAATGCGGCAGCGGCCCACCTGTTGGTCCATCGCGTGGTGCAGGTGGCCGTGCAGCCAGACGTCGGCCAGCGGCAGGAGCTCGTCGAGCGCGTTGCAGAAACCCGCCGTGCCCGGGCTCAGGCCGTAGCGCGGGTCCACGCTGTGCAGCGTGGGCGCAAAGTGCGTCACCGCCACGGTGGGGCCGTCAAACGGCTGGGCCAGGGCCTCGCGCAGCCAGCGCTGGCATTCCAGCCCGAGTTCGCGCATGGCCTGGGCGTCAAACAGCCGGCCATGGCGCTGGCCGGCCATCTTGCTGAGGTAGAAGTTGGCGGCGCGGAACGCCTTGTCGCGCTGTTCCAGATCCCCGTTGCCGGGGGGTGTCACCGTCTTGCCCAGCGCGTCGTAGTCGCTCCAGAGTGTGGTGCCGACAAAACGGATGCCGTCCAGCACCAGGGTCTCGCGCTCCAGCCAGACCATGCCCAGCCGCTCGCAGCTGCGGCGCAGTTCGCGGTGCGCGTCGTCCACGTCGAGCGCGTCGTATTCGTGGTTACCGGGCAGGAACAGCACCGGCACCGGCCAGCCCGCGTACTGGGGCAGCGGGGAAAAGCGCTGCAGCCCCCAGTCGGGTTCGGCCATCACGCTGCCGTCGCGCCGGGTCTGGTACGAACCGACGTCGCCCGCGAGCACCAGCAGGTCGGCGCCGGGCGCCGGGGTGGCGATGAAGTCCGGGTTGGCTTCGAGGTGCAGGTCGCTCAGCAGCTGGATGTTCATGGGCCCATTGTCGGATAGGTGGGCGGATGATCGGCACGGAACCCCAGGATCGACGCCCGCTCCACGGTCTGCCGCAGCCAGCGGTGGGCGCTGCTGTGCGAGGCCTGGCGGTGCCAGAGCGCGTCCACGTGCACCGCCGGCACCGGCAGTGGCAGCTCGCGCAGCGCCAGTTCGTGCTCCATGCCGGTGGCGCCCACGAAATGGCGCGGCAGCACGGTGAGCAGGTCGGTGGTGGCCACGACCCGGCCCGCGGTGAAGAACTGGTTGACCGTGAGCACCACGCGCCGCTGGCGCGACAGCCCGGCCAGGGCCTCGTCCACGAAGCCGAACGGCCGGCCTGAGAAGCTCACCAGCAGGTGGCGCGCCTGGCAGTAGTCGTCCAGGCTCAGCGGCCCCTGGGACAGGGGGTGGTCGCGGCGCATCACCACCACGTACTCGCCGTCGTACAGGCGCTGGTGCAGAAAGCGCGGGCTGTTCTCCTGCAGGTGCAGCGCCCCGAGTTCGGCCAGCACCCCGGGGAAATGGCCGATGGCGAGGTCGGCCGAGCCGGACTCCAGCAGGTCGCGTGGGTCGCGCGTGGTCAGGGGCAGTATGCGCAGGTTCACCCCCGGGGCCTCGTTTTCCAGGATGTCGACCAGCCCCGGCACGAGCTTGGCGGCGGTGGCGTCGGCCATGGCCAGCACGAAGGCGTTGTGCGCGGTGGCCGGGTCGAAGGTGCCCGGGGCGAGCACCTCGCGCAGCTGTTGCAGGGCGTCGCGCACCGTGGGCCACAGGGCCGTGGCCAGCGGTGTGGGCTCCACGCCGTAGCCCGAGCGCCGCACCAGTTCGTCGCCCAGCGTCTCGCGCAGCCGCTTGAGCGCGTTGCTCACCGCCGGCTGCGTCATGGCCAGGTTGTGGGCGGCCCGGGTGAGGTTGCGCTCGGTCATCACCTCGTCGAAGACGCGCAGCAGGTTCAGGTCCAGGGTGCGGAAGTTTCGCTCATTCATCATGAATGTGAATGTAATACATCACAAAAATAAATTGGCGTGACATGAGGGTTTACCCTAAATTCTCCCTGTCCACAAGACACTTTCCTTTTCAAGGAGTCTTCCATGAGCAGCATTGCAACCTCTTCTTCTGTTTCCCTGGGTCGGCCCTCATCCGGTGCCGGCACCAACACGGGCACCTACCAGGCCCGCCGCCATTTCGACGGTTCACGCGGTCTGGCCGCCCTCTTGCTCGCCGCCGCCGTGGCGGCGATGGTGGTGCTCGCCGACCGCCTGATCAGCACCTGGGCCGACGGCCACCTGTTGCTGGCCTGGGTGTTCCTGTGGGTGGTG
This Hydrogenophaga taeniospiralis DNA region includes the following protein-coding sequences:
- a CDS encoding peptidase M29, which produces MLQERTEPAWIDAFETVLRRCALQTGDTVAILGETQSRPVLLELARLAAARIGADAFTLTLPSVFTRGEPVARSTGATPAIQQLGPVIAALQACTLVVDCTVEGLMHAPELPAILRGNGSTQPRIVYVSNEHPEALARLLPDDPTEARVKEHVKRLRGAKAMRVTSSAGTDLAISLQGAVAGGNWGSTTRPGTLTHWPGGLVLAFPAAGSVNGTLVLAEGDVNLTFKRYIERPITLTIENDHVTRIEGTGVDAELLRSYFAAWGEADGFAAGPPQGETRPLGGQRPAQRRSVGAPGPAYAVSHVGYGLNDAARWDSMALYDKRDFNGTELRAFAGNFLYSTGANETAGRYTRGHFDWPMRNCSVALDGTVVVDAGKVVA
- a CDS encoding alpha/beta fold hydrolase; translated protein: MNSIPRFTTLGDGATTVLMLHGIGGGHLAFAPQVETLGEVGYRAVAWDMPGYGHSAPIEPYTFKGLAEACIRLIDALVGEKDESAPGRAGSVVLVGHSMGGMVAQEVIARRPDRISKLVLCGTSAAFGKRNDGRDAEAWARQFIGQRTAPLDAGQSMADMALRLVPQMVGPGSLPEGVRLAEQCMARVPAATYRRALECLVTFDRQAALAHIGVPTLLIGGEFDRVAAPSVMKRMAQQIPNARYVEMAGIGHLMNLEAPDEFDRILLDFLRERPPKSRPDLH
- a CDS encoding DMT family transporter, which translates into the protein MTPVQRKDHLDTLAITLLVACCAFWGFQQILIKFASREIPPLWQASVRMWGATALLWLWCQLRGVPLFRRDGSLWGGLIVGLLFAGEFCFIYIGLTHTSASRLTVFLYTSPFWVALLLPRFVKSERLRRIQWIGLTLAFAAVAVAFSEAFLHGSIPMDLHAPPLRGSLPPGGAGPAWGGPAPVPGQWIGDAMGLAAGMLWGLTTLAIRTTRVAAVAAEKSLFYQLGVTAAVAPLLSLALGETWRFDYSALAWGSVFLQTAVGAFASYLTWMWMLRHYPATQMSTFTFLTPVFALVFGVVLLGEPLTLQLVLALLGVAAGIVLVSRRG
- a CDS encoding M14 family zinc carboxypeptidase; the protein is MRFPLPPRPLRGLALSLLWLPAVAMAAAGARGGPGQPPAASTGGHDPCTEFVARLPNVKAPLCAAAQLRPTVGRSFQGRTLYARDVVAPEARIRVLVIGAMHGDELSSASVALHWIQRALETPSNAHWRFIPALNPDGLMVRPATRMNARGVDLNRNFPTPNWARDAKVYWEKRTRKDPRRWPGPSPLSEPESRYLHDEMERFQPDLIVSIHAPYGVLDFDGPGVPPPQLGRLYLDQVGIFPGSLGNYGGVHKGMPVVTIELPSALRTPLDAEVRQMWLDLLRWMSERIVPGESAGQAVPVKAKKTG
- a CDS encoding acyl-CoA dehydrogenase family protein, which encodes MNNPVNPHTGLDFTPAVGDMAFTPLQRELLAKAHALGRDKFAARAPQWDTEASFPFANYDDLREAGFLKLCVPTSHGGLGADYTTYMMVAAEIGRFCGATALTWNMHICSTMWTGVLADGIPMTDDQRREHAARRELHFGRIVNQGALYAQPFSEGTAAAAGRAPFGTTAKKVEGGWLINGKKIWASLSGAADYYGVLCTEDKGDHHPDARDTLYISVPATSEGFSISGDWDPLGMRGTVSRNLAFKDVFVSDAEQLMPRGIYFKGAQTWPAMFFTLSPTYLGVANAAYDFTVMYLRGEVPGEPPVKRRQFPTKQIAVAQMRIQLENMKSIFARAIAEAKPNPSKDEKMRLYAAHYSVMEGANDIARLAIRTCGGQSMLKHLPLERLYRDSRCGALMLPWTAELILDRMGRETLYEAGEKDE
- a CDS encoding D-amino acid dehydrogenase; translated protein: MQVVVLGAGIIGVSTAWHLLQRGHAVTLVDRQADAALETSFGNAAQISVSYCEPWANREAPLKALKWLFDPEGPLKFRPQLDPAQWLWGMQFLGQCNDAAFERNVAQLVALGSYSHAALKDVVATTGLQYNRLTKGIAHYYTSQKSFDEAGSAAELMRRHGVNRKVVSKDELLKIEPALRGFADRIVGGTYTESDESGDCLLFTQKLAQLCRDKGMQSLMGHDILRIQSRGNEVDAVSVRDRATGQTRELKADAFVVAAGSYSTALLQQVGVRVPIYPGKGYSATLKLLKPEAASQVSLLDDQLKIAISRLGNQLRVAGTIELGGFDLSLDTPLARTRAQMLVKRIEQVFPGVADTRTPEEGGDPQFWCGLRPATPTNIPLIGRTKVGKLWVNAGHGTLGWTHGAGSGKALAELISGEVPAMNFGFYGMAPRSAPVQATSAPAALTSQA